One genomic segment of Mycolicibacterium psychrotolerans includes these proteins:
- a CDS encoding recombinase family protein, with translation MDACIYTRISHDAAKKGGVDAEPSDDEGMGVARQEEDCRALVDRNGWTVAHVYTDNDISAYSGAVRPDFEAMLDALKRGQYDVLVCWHTDRLYRSIKDMERIIEVCELAGVPIRTVNGGDLDLSHATGKAMARILGSVSRMESEHKAERQRRANVQRAQAGGWWSSHRVFGYTEDAKLLESEAAMIRQAATDVLAGMSLKAIARRWNDSGVASTRRAAWNSTRIKRLLLNPRYAALRSYRGAVVGPGDWPAIIDVDTHHGLSAVLRDSDRGTRISYERKYIGSFRYLCGRCGAPLQHTMSTHADGRSFSCYRCTAAAHLSRSQPELDAYVEAVVLSHLRDDTKLAAILADRRDAVDLNELHARRTALVESKDELATLFTDGVLDGPAVRRESAKISAKISSIDTVLAEQARRNPVAELLKDGPEMIETRWTAMSPDMKGKIIDRVCTVTVNPSPRGRYFKPECIDITPLFPS, from the coding sequence ATGGACGCCTGCATTTACACCCGCATCTCCCACGACGCCGCCAAGAAAGGCGGTGTCGACGCCGAACCCAGCGACGATGAAGGGATGGGCGTTGCCCGCCAGGAGGAGGACTGCCGCGCCCTGGTCGACCGCAACGGCTGGACCGTCGCGCACGTCTACACCGACAACGACATCTCGGCGTATTCCGGCGCAGTGCGGCCCGACTTCGAGGCGATGCTCGACGCGCTCAAGCGCGGCCAGTACGACGTCCTAGTGTGCTGGCACACCGATCGCCTGTATCGCTCCATCAAAGACATGGAGCGGATCATCGAAGTATGCGAGCTGGCCGGGGTGCCGATCCGCACCGTCAACGGCGGCGACCTCGACCTGTCGCACGCCACCGGCAAGGCCATGGCCCGCATCCTCGGTAGCGTCAGCCGGATGGAGTCCGAGCACAAGGCCGAGAGGCAGCGCCGCGCCAACGTCCAGCGCGCCCAGGCCGGTGGCTGGTGGTCCTCGCACCGGGTGTTCGGCTACACCGAGGACGCGAAGCTTCTGGAATCCGAGGCGGCGATGATCCGGCAGGCCGCCACTGATGTGCTCGCGGGGATGTCGCTGAAGGCCATCGCTCGACGCTGGAACGATTCCGGTGTCGCCTCTACCCGCAGGGCGGCGTGGAACTCCACGCGGATCAAGCGGTTACTGCTCAATCCGCGGTATGCCGCGCTGCGGTCCTACCGTGGCGCGGTGGTCGGCCCCGGCGACTGGCCCGCCATCATCGACGTCGACACCCATCACGGGCTGTCCGCGGTGTTGCGCGACTCAGACCGCGGCACCCGCATCTCCTACGAACGCAAATACATTGGGTCGTTCCGGTATCTGTGTGGGCGCTGCGGGGCACCGCTGCAGCACACCATGTCCACCCACGCCGACGGGCGCAGCTTTTCGTGCTACCGATGCACCGCGGCGGCACACCTCTCGCGCAGCCAGCCCGAGCTGGACGCCTACGTGGAAGCCGTTGTGCTGTCCCATCTTCGTGACGACACCAAGCTGGCGGCGATCCTGGCTGATCGCCGCGACGCCGTCGATCTGAACGAACTGCATGCCCGCCGGACCGCCCTGGTGGAGAGCAAGGACGAACTGGCGACCCTATTCACCGACGGGGTGCTCGACGGCCCCGCGGTGCGGCGCGAGTCGGCGAAGATCAGCGCCAAGATCAGCAGCATCGACACCGTGCTCGCCGAGCAGGCCCGTCGCAACCCGGTCGCTGAACTGCTCAAGGATGGACCGGAGATGATCGAAACACGTTGGACTGCAATGTCTCCCGACATGAAGGGCAAGATCATCGACCGGGTCTGCACGGTGACGGTGAACCCGTCGCCGCGGGGCCGCTACTTCAAGCCGGAGTGCATCGACATCACCCCGCTGTTTCCGTCGTGA
- a CDS encoding phage/plasmid primase, P4 family yields MTFDSGEGPPEEDGDPGTNSEATTTTATADDQDPTALTVPRIDPDMSPVEIAHHLHECGFHAFPTDHPDQPICIGKHGPATPCDGIRGKHPAVKFGTWAIVPTPKMIDLEWDMHGGLANTGIACGPSGLVILDEDQAGELNRWTVTYGINLPDTYTVTTGRGEHRYYRWNHAVRRIGNSAKAMTDFKIDVRGDGGYAIGEGSHHASGAAYVGNGLPVANLPDEVAEILLAGTSEEKPHHHRDQGSSWDANTSDANVAKIGYPKRHNALIAYAGRLRKTGLDYHEAEPVFHQRWLLCEQPTGQIPEATYHSADCPYPVTWDEGKGKLRDVFHRYPPGQGDDIPEQPADKPRPDAGQWDTEKHSGHLGMAVKMGAQYAGKLLYVNKIGWHRWDGKRWAPDGDGQARRAVHAVIKRDRRIIKMLKLPDEEEQKRLRQIARYESASAITGILTEAAALKTFSVTVDVLDADPYLFNCANGTLDLRTMDMRRHDPADRITKIAVAAYAPTPAGNCSTTTWTSFLATVLPDEEVRDYLQRLCGLSLIGEVNGDKQILPIITGGGANGKTTAIEAVTFALGDYAMTAEPTLLMDKRGDAHPTGVADLMGRRFVSVCETEQHRRFNIALVKWLTGGDTIKARFMRQDFFSYTPSHLMMLATNHLPRIDDDTPAVWRRIRVIPFTVQIPDAEQDKNLKDHLRAEADAVLAWIIEGWKEYRQRGGLAEPDGVLVATDGYRNDSDAVGRFIEDECDVGGAQSAVTTQALFERWERWASADGSAAGSRIAFGRALDAKGYPAETNTHDRLRRTICLKSQIEDVT; encoded by the coding sequence ATGACCTTCGACAGCGGCGAGGGGCCGCCCGAAGAAGACGGCGACCCCGGAACGAATTCCGAGGCCACCACCACGACCGCCACAGCCGATGACCAAGATCCTACCGCCCTCACGGTGCCGCGGATCGACCCTGACATGTCGCCAGTCGAGATCGCTCACCATCTCCATGAGTGCGGGTTCCATGCGTTCCCGACCGACCACCCCGACCAGCCGATCTGCATCGGCAAACACGGACCCGCGACCCCCTGCGACGGGATACGCGGCAAGCATCCCGCCGTGAAGTTCGGAACATGGGCAATTGTGCCCACCCCGAAGATGATCGATCTCGAATGGGACATGCACGGCGGCCTCGCCAACACCGGCATCGCCTGCGGCCCAAGCGGACTCGTCATCCTCGATGAGGATCAGGCCGGGGAACTGAATCGCTGGACAGTCACCTACGGCATCAACCTGCCCGACACCTACACCGTGACCACCGGTCGCGGTGAGCACCGGTACTACAGGTGGAACCACGCTGTACGACGGATCGGCAACAGCGCAAAGGCCATGACGGACTTCAAGATTGATGTCCGTGGTGACGGCGGCTACGCCATCGGCGAAGGGTCACACCACGCCTCCGGTGCCGCCTACGTCGGCAACGGGTTGCCGGTGGCCAACCTGCCCGACGAGGTTGCCGAGATCCTCCTCGCGGGCACCAGCGAGGAAAAGCCGCACCATCATCGCGATCAGGGCTCCTCCTGGGACGCGAACACCAGCGACGCCAACGTCGCCAAAATCGGGTACCCGAAGCGCCACAATGCGCTCATCGCCTACGCGGGTCGGCTCCGCAAGACCGGCCTGGACTACCACGAGGCGGAGCCGGTGTTCCATCAGCGGTGGCTGCTCTGCGAACAGCCCACCGGCCAGATCCCCGAAGCGACGTACCACAGCGCCGACTGCCCCTACCCGGTCACCTGGGATGAGGGCAAGGGCAAACTGCGCGACGTTTTCCATCGATACCCGCCGGGCCAGGGCGACGACATCCCCGAGCAGCCCGCCGACAAGCCTCGCCCCGACGCGGGTCAGTGGGACACCGAGAAGCATTCCGGCCACCTCGGGATGGCGGTCAAGATGGGCGCGCAGTACGCGGGGAAGTTGCTCTACGTCAACAAGATCGGGTGGCACCGTTGGGACGGTAAGCGGTGGGCACCCGACGGGGACGGGCAGGCACGCCGGGCGGTTCACGCCGTAATCAAGCGCGACCGCCGAATCATCAAAATGCTCAAACTGCCTGATGAGGAGGAGCAGAAGCGGCTCCGGCAGATCGCCCGGTACGAGAGCGCGTCGGCGATTACCGGCATCCTCACCGAGGCCGCTGCGCTGAAGACGTTCTCGGTCACCGTGGACGTGCTCGATGCCGACCCCTACTTGTTCAACTGTGCCAACGGCACCCTGGACTTGCGGACGATGGACATGCGGCGGCACGATCCGGCCGACCGCATCACCAAGATCGCCGTAGCTGCTTATGCCCCGACGCCGGCCGGCAACTGCAGCACCACGACTTGGACGTCGTTCCTCGCCACGGTGCTGCCCGACGAGGAAGTCCGCGACTACCTGCAGCGTCTGTGCGGCCTGTCGCTGATCGGGGAAGTCAACGGCGACAAGCAGATCCTGCCCATCATCACCGGGGGCGGCGCTAACGGGAAGACCACCGCCATCGAAGCGGTCACGTTCGCGTTGGGCGATTATGCGATGACCGCCGAACCCACCCTGCTGATGGACAAGCGTGGCGACGCCCACCCCACAGGCGTCGCCGACCTGATGGGCCGCCGGTTCGTCAGCGTCTGCGAAACCGAGCAGCACCGTCGCTTCAACATCGCGCTGGTGAAATGGCTGACCGGTGGGGACACCATCAAGGCCCGATTCATGCGGCAAGACTTTTTCTCCTACACCCCGTCGCATCTGATGATGCTGGCGACCAACCATCTGCCCCGCATCGATGACGACACCCCGGCGGTGTGGCGGCGGATTCGGGTCATCCCGTTCACCGTTCAGATCCCCGACGCCGAACAGGACAAGAACCTCAAGGACCACCTTCGCGCCGAGGCCGACGCGGTGCTCGCATGGATCATCGAGGGTTGGAAGGAGTATCGGCAGCGCGGTGGGCTCGCCGAGCCGGACGGCGTCCTGGTCGCCACAGACGGGTACCGCAACGACTCCGATGCGGTGGGACGGTTCATCGAAGATGAGTGCGATGTCGGCGGTGCCCAGTCGGCGGTCACCACCCAGGCACTCTTCGAACGGTGGGAGCGGTGGGCGTCGGCGGACGGCTCAGCGGCGGGCAGCCGCATCGCGTTTGGGCGCGCACTCGACGCGAAAGGCTATCCCGCAGAGACGAACACCCACGACCGGCTGCGGCGGACAATCTGCCTGAAGTCGCAGATAGAGGACGTTACATGA
- a CDS encoding helix-turn-helix domain-containing protein, which produces MWPTSSRDLETWVTTAEAARQLSVTDRAVRKRIAAGHLPATKHGGRWLLHSNDIQITQALA; this is translated from the coding sequence ATGTGGCCTACTAGTTCTAGAGACTTGGAGACGTGGGTGACAACTGCCGAGGCCGCGAGGCAACTGAGTGTCACCGACAGGGCAGTACGGAAACGTATTGCCGCCGGTCACCTTCCGGCGACCAAGCACGGCGGTCGATGGCTGCTCCACAGCAACGACATTCAGATCACCCAGGCGCTGGCCTGA
- a CDS encoding excalibur calcium-binding domain-containing protein, producing the protein MIHKSLLIASVICALPLGGAATANAQPGSTPFANCTQARANGQTDIPSSSPYYGPWLDKDHDGIGCES; encoded by the coding sequence ATGATTCATAAGTCACTACTCATCGCTTCTGTCATCTGCGCACTTCCGCTCGGGGGGGCTGCCACGGCTAACGCGCAGCCAGGATCGACGCCGTTCGCCAACTGCACCCAGGCGCGTGCAAACGGCCAAACGGACATACCTTCCTCGTCGCCGTACTACGGCCCGTGGTTGGACAAGGACCACGATGGCATCGGCTGCGAGAGCTGA